From Arachis stenosperma cultivar V10309 chromosome 2, arast.V10309.gnm1.PFL2, whole genome shotgun sequence, one genomic window encodes:
- the LOC130963228 gene encoding protein WHAT'S THIS FACTOR 9, mitochondrial-like — protein sequence MTITKFIDKYHCIFMQFQPDRGFPPHVKLTPHALCLHKEKMDIHKCLINRVDIVHRIARLLMLAGMEKLPLYVTEKLKWDLGLSHDYVKTLLADYPDYFDVCSIEDLLSGKVVLIRKNPLMGMRLKIAHRANSYSKERKEEVAGVDGG from the coding sequence TTGTATTTTCATGCAATTCCAACCAGACCGTGGCTTCCCTCCACATGTTAAGCTCACACCTCATGCTTTATGCCTACACAAAGAAAAAATGGATATCCACAAATGTCTCATTAACCGTGTAGACATTGTTCATAGGATTGCAAGGCTTCTGATGCTTGCTGGTATGGAAAAATTGCCACTTTATGTAACTGAGAAGCTAAAATGGGATCTGGGTCTTTCTCATGATTATGTGAAGACTCTTTTGGCCGATTATCCTGATTATTTTGATGTTTGTAGCATCGAAGATCTATTATCCGGAAAGGTTGTCCTGATTAGGAAGAATCCATTAATGGGTATGAGATTGAAGATCGCTCACAGGGCCAACAGTTACTCAAAAGAGAGGAAGGAGGAGGTCGCCGGCGTTGATGGTGGCTGA